One stretch of Chryseobacterium indologenes DNA includes these proteins:
- a CDS encoding SDR family NAD(P)-dependent oxidoreductase, translating into MEAKTKIALVTGGSRGLGKNSALKIAQKGLDVIITYRSNKKEAEAVVEEIKAMGRKGAAFQLDTKDRKSFDAFVKKVTDHLKETAGNTHIDYLVNNAGTALYASITEVTEEQMEDMLDIHFKGVFFLTQKLLPFINDGGGIINISSGLARFATPGSSVYGSIKAGVEMLTKYMAKELGSRKIRANVIAPGAIETDFGGGRVRDNKEINDMVAGSTALGRVGLPDDIGGVVAFLCTDDAGWINGQRIEVSGGMFL; encoded by the coding sequence ATGGAAGCAAAAACAAAAATAGCATTGGTAACCGGAGGAAGCCGCGGATTGGGTAAAAATTCAGCCCTTAAAATTGCCCAAAAAGGACTGGATGTTATCATTACGTATAGAAGCAATAAAAAAGAAGCAGAAGCTGTAGTTGAAGAAATAAAAGCGATGGGCAGAAAAGGAGCAGCTTTTCAGTTAGATACAAAAGACCGTAAAAGCTTTGATGCATTTGTAAAAAAAGTTACTGATCACTTAAAAGAAACTGCTGGAAATACTCATATTGATTATCTTGTCAATAATGCAGGAACCGCTTTATATGCTTCAATTACAGAAGTAACTGAAGAACAAATGGAGGATATGCTGGATATTCATTTCAAAGGAGTCTTTTTCTTAACTCAAAAACTATTGCCTTTCATCAATGATGGTGGAGGAATTATCAATATCTCTTCTGGATTGGCCAGATTTGCAACACCTGGTTCATCTGTATATGGTTCTATAAAAGCGGGAGTGGAAATGCTGACTAAATATATGGCCAAAGAATTGGGTTCCAGAAAAATAAGAGCAAATGTAATAGCGCCGGGTGCTATTGAAACCGATTTCGGAGGCGGAAGAGTAAGAGACAATAAAGAAATCAATGATATGGTAGCTGGTTCAACGGCTTTAGGCAGAGTAGGGCTTCCCGACGATATTGGTGGCGTGGTGGCATTTCTATGTACTGATGATGCAGGATGGATTAACGGGCAAAGAATTGAGGTTTCAGGAGGAATGTTTCTATAA
- a CDS encoding helix-turn-helix domain-containing protein, whose amino-acid sequence MEKIAHASLEDFYREMTVKLGKSLEDIFPKGLHKDIGHFNVFDIAQTLERVRSTSEMPYNRRKYYKISLIRGKNRAEYADKTITIEKNALLFATPKVPYHWIPEDTQQSGSFCVFTEDFFMKETSYNTLENLPIFQPGAVPIFEIDNELADEIESLFKKIKKEIDSDYLFKYDLIRNYVWELIHYGQKLQPATKISVSKDASMRVVSLFIELLERQFPIESREQRLQLKAANDYAERLSVHVNYLNKRLKENTGKTTTEFIGDRIIQEAKILLKQTQWNVSEISYALGFEEIAHFSNFFKRKTTFTPLEFRS is encoded by the coding sequence ATGGAGAAAATAGCTCATGCCTCATTAGAAGATTTTTACAGGGAAATGACTGTTAAGCTGGGGAAAAGCCTGGAGGATATATTCCCCAAAGGACTCCATAAAGATATTGGACACTTTAATGTATTCGATATTGCTCAAACCCTTGAAAGAGTAAGAAGTACTTCCGAAATGCCCTATAACAGACGGAAATATTACAAGATTAGCTTGATTAGAGGGAAAAACAGAGCGGAATATGCCGATAAGACCATTACCATTGAAAAAAATGCATTGCTGTTTGCCACTCCTAAAGTTCCTTACCATTGGATTCCGGAGGATACTCAGCAATCAGGGAGTTTTTGCGTATTTACAGAAGACTTCTTTATGAAGGAAACTTCTTATAATACCTTAGAAAATCTGCCTATTTTTCAGCCGGGAGCCGTTCCTATATTTGAAATTGATAATGAATTGGCAGATGAAATAGAGTCCCTTTTTAAAAAAATAAAAAAGGAAATAGATTCAGATTATCTATTTAAGTATGATTTGATCAGGAATTACGTATGGGAGCTTATTCATTATGGACAAAAGCTGCAGCCTGCCACAAAAATTTCAGTTTCAAAAGATGCTTCTATGAGGGTGGTCTCTTTATTTATAGAATTACTGGAAAGACAGTTTCCTATCGAATCAAGAGAGCAGCGATTGCAATTGAAAGCTGCTAATGACTATGCGGAAAGGTTATCTGTGCATGTCAACTATCTCAATAAAAGATTAAAAGAAAATACAGGAAAAACCACGACGGAATTTATCGGTGATCGTATCATTCAGGAAGCAAAAATTCTTTTGAAGCAAACTCAATGGAATGTATCTGAAATTTCTTATGCTCTTGGTTTCGAGGAAATTGCCCATTTTTCAAACTTTTTTAAAAGAAAAACCACATTTACCCCTTTAGAATTTCGTTCCTGA
- a CDS encoding bacteriocin — protein sequence MKNAKKLNKKELKSIKGGLQMCLDPETRRCIDTGIRCAERECKYVLEPPFPF from the coding sequence ATGAAAAATGCAAAAAAACTAAACAAGAAAGAGCTAAAGTCCATCAAAGGAGGATTACAGATGTGTCTTGATCCTGAAACGAGACGCTGCATAGATACGGGAATAAGATGTGCAGAGAGAGAGTGCAAATATGTGCTTGAACCTCCATTTCCATTCTAA
- a CDS encoding bacteriocin, protein MKNQNVNNGKKLNNKELKSITGGLRQCIDPMTGQCRAFGLGCAELQCRPVLEP, encoded by the coding sequence ATGAAAAATCAAAACGTAAACAACGGCAAAAAACTAAATAATAAAGAACTAAAAAGCATTACCGGCGGATTAAGACAGTGTATAGATCCTATGACCGGCCAATGCAGAGCTTTTGGGTTGGGATGTGCTGAATTACAGTGCAGACCTGTATTAGAGCCATAA
- a CDS encoding bacteriocin: MENQNLKKGKKLNKKELRSITGGLLRCIDPATGFCTTIGPKCFERRCQIIIHPPLD; encoded by the coding sequence ATGGAAAATCAAAATCTGAAAAAAGGAAAGAAGCTAAACAAAAAAGAATTACGATCCATCACTGGCGGGCTACTGCGGTGTATTGATCCAGCAACAGGTTTCTGTACAACTATTGGCCCGAAATGCTTTGAAAGAAGATGTCAAATCATCATTCATCCGCCACTGGATTAA
- the ychF gene encoding redox-regulated ATPase YchF has protein sequence MKCGIVGLPNVGKSTLFNCLSNAKAQSANYPFCTIEPNLGTVSVPDQRLFELEKIVKPERVLPAVVEIVDIAGLVKGASKGEGLGNQFLANIRECEAIIHVLRCFDNGNIVHVEGSVDPLRDKEIIDIELQLKDLETVGKAVEKAKKFIKSGKKEDILTYETLQNLQKFLEDGKNAREFAVNDLTASIISEVQLLTNKPVLYVCNVDENSIKNGNEWIGKIEEMAQNEGAEVVVLAAQIEADINELETFEEREIFLDELGLTEPGVNRLIRKAYDLLKLQTYFTAGVKEVRAWTIGQGWTAPQAAGVIHTDFEKGFIRAEVIKYNDYITYGSEVKVKEAGKLSVEGKEYIVQDGDIMHFRFNV, from the coding sequence ATGAAATGTGGAATTGTAGGCCTGCCGAATGTAGGTAAATCAACACTTTTTAACTGTCTGAGCAATGCAAAAGCTCAATCAGCGAACTATCCTTTCTGTACTATTGAACCGAATCTGGGAACTGTCTCAGTGCCGGATCAGCGACTGTTTGAACTGGAGAAAATCGTAAAGCCAGAAAGAGTTTTACCAGCTGTAGTTGAAATCGTTGATATTGCAGGGCTTGTAAAAGGTGCCAGCAAAGGAGAAGGGTTAGGTAACCAGTTCTTGGCAAATATTCGTGAGTGTGAGGCCATCATCCACGTTTTAAGATGTTTTGATAATGGTAATATTGTTCACGTAGAAGGTTCAGTAGATCCGTTAAGAGATAAAGAAATTATTGATATTGAGCTTCAGCTGAAAGACCTTGAAACAGTAGGAAAAGCAGTTGAAAAAGCTAAAAAATTCATCAAGTCAGGGAAGAAAGAAGATATTCTTACTTACGAAACCCTTCAGAATTTACAGAAATTCCTTGAAGACGGAAAAAATGCAAGAGAATTTGCAGTCAATGATTTAACAGCATCCATTATTAGTGAAGTTCAGCTTTTAACCAATAAACCGGTGCTTTACGTTTGTAACGTAGATGAAAATTCTATCAAAAACGGAAACGAATGGATTGGTAAGATCGAAGAAATGGCTCAGAATGAAGGTGCAGAAGTAGTGGTATTAGCCGCTCAGATCGAAGCAGACATCAATGAACTGGAAACTTTTGAAGAAAGAGAAATTTTCCTTGATGAACTAGGACTTACAGAGCCGGGAGTAAACCGTTTGATTAGAAAAGCTTACGATCTTTTAAAACTTCAAACGTATTTCACAGCTGGAGTAAAAGAAGTTAGAGCTTGGACTATCGGACAGGGATGGACAGCTCCTCAAGCAGCTGGAGTAATCCACACAGACTTTGAAAAAGGTTTCATCCGTGCAGAAGTAATCAAGTATAATGACTACATAACGTACGGTTCGGAAGTAAAAGTAAAAGAAGCCGGAAAACTTTCTGTAGAAGGTAAAGAATATATCGTTCAGGATGGTGACATCATGCACTTTAGATTCAATGTATAA